The following DNA comes from Chitinophaga nivalis.
GATGATTTTCGCTACCATGGAATCGTAGTACGGAGGAATCACATAACCGGCATAGATGTGGGAGTCTACCCGCACACCGTGACCGCCTGGGATATGTAATACCGTGATTTTACCGGGAGACGGACGGAAGTCGTTGTAAGGATCTTCCGCATTGATACGGCACTCGATGGCATGCATCTGTGGCATATAATTTTTTCCGGAGATCGGAATACCCGCAGCAATTTTGATTTGCTCTTTTACGAGGTCAAAATTGATGACTTCTTCTGTTACACCATGTTCTACCTGGATACGGGTGTTCATTTCCATGAAGTAGAAGTTACGGTGTTTGTCTACCAGGAACTCGATGGTACCAACGCTTTCGTAGTTGATGGCGCTGGCAGCTTTGATCGCTGCTTCACCCATCTGTTCGCGCAGTTCCGGTGTCATGAAAGGAGAAGGAGATTCTTCTACCAGTTTCTGGTGACGACGCTGGATAGAACAGTCTCTTTCACTCAGGTGGCATACTTTGCCGTATTGGTCACCTGCAATCTGGATTTCAATGTGACGGGGTTCTTCCACGAATTTCTCCATGTAGATACCATCGTTATTGAAAGCAGCACGGGCTTCATTTTTAGCCATGTTGTAGGCGTTCTCCAGCTCACTTTCTTCCCATACCACACGCATACCTTTACCACCACCGCCGGCAGTAGCTTTGATGATTACCGGGAGACCCATTTTCAGCGCAATTACTTTCGCTTCTTCTACGCTCTCCAGGAGGCCTTCGGAACCAGGAATAACCGGTACACCGGCAGCAATCATGGTTTCTTTGGCGGTCATTTTATCACCCATTCTGCGGATCATATCCGGTGTGGGTCCGATGAACTTGATACCATGTTCACCGCATATTTCTGCGAAGCGGGCATTTTCGGCGAGGAAGCCGTATCCGGGATGGATAGCGTCTGCATTGGTGATTTCCGCTGCAGCCATCAGGTGAGGGATGTTCAGGTAAGACTCGCTGCTTTGCGGTTTGCCTATACATACCGCTTCATCTGCAAACTTCACATGCAGGCTGTCTTTATCTGCTGTAGAATAAACTGCCACCGTTTTGATTCCCATCTCCTTACAGGTACGGATAATCCGGAGGGCAATTTCGCCACGGTTAGCAATCAATATTTTTTTAAACATTGTTTTCCTTATAAGTTAATAATAGCGGTTAGCTTGTAGCAATTGACTTTCAGCAGTTAGCCTTTAACCTGACACGGATGCCAGCGGCTAAAGGCTAACTGCTTATATTCAGATGCTATTATTACGGTTCAACTAAAAACAAAGGTTGATCATATTCTACCGGAGAAGCATCGTCTACCAATACCTTCACGATTTTACCACTCACTTCACTTTCGATTTCGTTGAATAATTTCATGGCTTCGATAATGCAAACTACTTTACCGGAAGCTACTTCGTCACCAACGTTTACGAAAGCAGCTTTGTCTGGACCAGCGCTGCGGTAGAAGGTACCGATCATGGGTGATTTGATAGTAACCAGGTTGTCTGCTTTAGCAGCGGCAGCAGGTGCTGTGGCGGCAGGAGCAGCAACGGCTACAGGGGCTGCTACAGGAGCTGCAGCGGCTACTGTTTGTACAGGCGCTGCGGCGGCAGGCACTGCGATAACCTGTTGTACTTCGTTATCTTTCTGTTTTATTGTAATCTTAAACTTGTCCTGTTCAATGCTCAGTTCACTGATATTTGATTTGTTGATCATTTTTACCAGTTCCTGAATCTGTTTAAAGTCCATGTAGACAGTTTTTGGTTTAGAAATTATATAAAATATGTAGGGATTTTTCTATTCCTATTATCCGGGAGGGCGCCACTACAAGTGATGTCACAGCAGTAGTCTCCGGTTAAACAGTTAAATAAAAAAATCCCAATAAAAAGTTTATTCTTTTACTCTCTCGATGTATTCACCGGTTTTGGTGTTCACACGAATTTTCTCCCCTTCTTCCACAAACAGCGGAACCATTACAGTAGCACCTGTTTCAACGGTAGCCGGTTTCAGGGTACGGGTAGCAGTATCGCCTTTTACACCTGGTTCGGAGTAAGTAACCAGCATTACTATTTTATCCGGCAGTTCTACCGCCATAAACTGATCTGTTTCAGTGTTGATCTGTACACTCACTTCCTGACCATCTTTCAAAAACTGAGGGGCATCGATGGTGTTTTCAGGCATAATGATTTGTTCAAAAGTTTCATTATCCATGAAGTTATAACCAGTATCGTCTTTGTACAGGAATTGAAAAGCTTTCTTTTCAATTCGCACCGGGAAGATGGTATCTCCGGAATTCCAGGTATGCTCTATGGAACGGCTATTGTCAACGCCTTTCAATTTAGCCCAAACCTTTGCAGCTGCACGGGCGGTTTTATTCTGACCAAACTCTACAACAGAATACAAACTGTTTTCCAGTTTGATGATTAATCCTGTTCTGATATCTGCGGTGGTAGCCATAAATTTAGGTTACGGATTTTAAGTTAAAAATTTATACGGATTGCAAAAGTAAAAATTTTCGCATATGAACGAGCAACTAATTCCCAAAAATAGGGAGATTCGCGCCTTTTCAACCCAATTTTCGGCTTTTTTCTCCAATAAATCACATTAAAGGGGTAAATTGAACATTAAATCAAGCAATTTTTTCTGACCATGCGTTACCTGATTCTAGTTATTTTATGCTGGCTGCCCGCTTTAGCAAAGGCTCAAACCACTACTGCCACCACTACCAAACCACCTTATCTGCAATATCCAATTATTCCGGCTTTTCCGCTGACGATGGTAGATGGACACATCATTACCAAAAATGACCTGCGGAAAAATGAAAAAACCATGGTATTTGTTTTCAGCGTAGATTGTGATCACTGTAAGCACCTGACCGAAGAAGTGTTGAAAGATATTGACAAGTTCAAAAAAACACAGATCCTGATGGTAACCCCCTTCAAGGTAGAGCAAATGAAGGAATATTATGATCGTTATAATATCAAAAACTATCCGAATATCATCATGGCCAGTGAACCCACCCGCCAGATCATGTACTTTTATGACCTGAAATATTTCCCGGGATTATATATATATGATAAAAAACAGCATTTCGTAAAGGGTTTTGAGGGAACAGCTAAGGTAGATTCCCTGCTGTATTTCCTGAACAAATAATATCGCGTTAAATTGTCGCGGAACGAACTGTTTATATAGTGCCGAATCATTACATTTGTTTAATTACATTCATCACAATCATTCTTCACTTTTAAAGCTATAGACAAAATGAAAGTTACCGTAGTAGGAGCCGGAAATGTGGGCGCAACCTGTGCCAACGTGTTGGCCCACAGAGATTTTCTGCAGGAGGTGGTTTTATTGGATATTAAGGAAGGAACAGCTGAAGGAAAGGCACTTGATACCTGGCAACAGGCTCCCATCGATTATTACAGCACCAAAGTTACCGGCGTTACCAACGATTACGCTAAAACAGCCAACAGTGACGTAGTAGTAATTACTTCCGGCTTACCCCGTAAACCTGGTATGAGCCGCGACGACCTGATTTCTACGAATGCCAACATCGTAAAATCTGTTACCGAAAATATCACCAAACATTCTCCGGAAGCCATTATTATTGTAGTGAGCAACCCACTGGATGTGATGACCTATTGTGCTTTCCTGACTGCCAAAAAAGACAGCAGCAAAGTATTCGGTATGGCTGGTATCCTGGATACTGCCCGTTACCGTGCTTTCCTGGCCGACGAAATTGGCTGTTCACCTAAAGATATCCAGGCAATACTCATGGGTGGCCACGGCGATACCATGGTGCCACTGCCCCGTTACACTACTGTAGCCGGTATTCCGGTAACAGAACTGGTAGCAGCAGATAAACTCGAAGCGATCATCCAACGCACCAAAGTAGGCGGCGGCGAAATCGTAAACCTCCTGGGCACTTCCGCCTGGTACGCACCAGGTGCTGCAGCAGCACAGATGGTAGAAGCCATCGTAAAAGATGAAAAACGTATATTCCCTGTATGTGCATGGCTCACCGGCCAGTATAACCTGAAAGATATTTACCTGGGAGTACCTGTAGTTTTAGGCAAAAAAGGCATCGAAAAAATCATTGAACTGCAACTCAACGATGAAGAAAAAGCTTCCCTGAATACTTCCGCCCAACACGTAAAAGAAGTGATGGACGTATTGGATAAAATGCAGTCTGCTACTGCATAGGAAGAAAATCACGTTTAAAGCATTGGTTACGCACTGCAAGCAAGATACCCGGGAAGATCATCCGCTATGAGCCGCTCATACAATCTCCTTTATATCTTACTTACAGTGCGTAATTTTTAAACTGTAATTCGTAATTTTTTTTAATATTATTTTCCCTCTGGAAGCGGATTCAGTGTTAAAAAAGAATTGTAATTTTGATAGAAGGTGCTAACACGGTATAAATGAAAGCCTTCCAAACCGTTACATCACATTTAGTTTAACTCTGAGTATATGTCTAATCTTGAAAAACTAATCACACAAAAAACCTTCGAAAATGAAAACCAGCGGGGTTTAATCAGCCTCATATTTGTAGGTAACTGGATCACCTCCCGACATCAGCAATTTTTTAAGCAATATGATATCACCATGCAGCAGTTCAACATTTTGCGTATTCTGCGTGGCCAACACCCTAAAGCGGCAAGTATCAACGTATTAAAGGAAAGAATGCTGGACAAAATGAGCGATGTTTCCCGGCTGGTAGAAAGACTGCGGAAAACAGACCTCGTAGAACGTAAAAGCTGCGAAATGGACCGGCGTGCAGTAGATGTGCGTATCACGGCCAAAGGACTGGAGCTGCTTAAAACCATTGATACAGAACTCGGCCGGCTGGACGATGCATTCAAATCATTGAATGAAAAAGAAGTCCAGCAGCTCAATAAACTGCTGGACAAAATGCTCGAAAGCTATCATTAATTATATTTCTTCCAGGTAATTGAGATCTTTCCCAAATGTTTCTTCGATCTTCCAGGCGGTGATCACCGCAATCCCAATACAGATCACTGCAACAATAGCTCCGCTTTGTAAGAACGTAAAGTAGTTTTGTGTTTTAATAAACAATATAGAAATCAAGGGTAACATGCCGCGGGCAAAGTTAGGTACCGTCGTAGCCACCGTGGCTCTCAGATTCGTACCAAAACTTTCGGCAGCTATGGTGACGAAAATAGTCCAGAAGCCCACACTGAATCCCAGCAGGGTGCATACCGTATAAAATGCCGCCTGCGTAGCGCCGTGCATATTCAGGTATATGGCCACCATAATAGCCGTGAACACCAGGAATAACAGCATCACCTTCCGGCGGCTTTTCCATACCTGACTGAGATAACCGGTGGCAAAATCGCCCACCGTTAACCCGGCATAACAAAAAGCCACTGCGTCACCAGGATTAATACTGCCCTGTACCTGCATGATAGCCGCAAATTTATTGGAGAAAGCTATCAGGATACCTACCACAAACCAGGTAGGGGTACCTAACAATAAACATTTCAGGTATTTCAAAAAACGGTCTTTTTGGGTAAATAAGGAAAAAAAGCTCCCTCTCGCCGCCGAAGTTGCCTTCACCTGGTTAAACATCTGCGACTCCATTACACTCACCCGCAGGATCAGCAACGCCAATCCCAGTCCGCCGCCAATGAAATAACAGATCCGCCAGTTTTCTACCAGCTTGGCAATGAGGTTGGCCGCCACCGCACCGGAAACGCCTACTGTAGCCACAATCATGGTACCATAGCCGCGCTTTTCCTTCGGTAGTATTTCTGATACCAGGGTAATCCCTGCGCCCAGTTCTCCGGCCAGGCCGAAGCCTGCCACGAAGCGCCACAGCAGATAACCATTGATGCTATGCACAAAACCATTGGCAATATTGGCAACAGAATAAATAAGGATGGAACCGAATAAGACACTGAGTCGTCCTTTTTTATCGCCGATGATCCCCCAGAAGATACCGCCGACGAGTAGTCCCAGCATTTGAATGTTGATCAGCAGCAATCCCGCACCGGCATCGATTTCACTTTGTGGCAGGCCTAATTCCTTTAAGCTGGGTACCCGCACAATGGTAAATAGCAGGAGATCGTAAATGTCTACAAAATAGCCCAGTGATGCCACGATCACCGCTAT
Coding sequences within:
- the accB gene encoding acetyl-CoA carboxylase biotin carboxyl carrier protein gives rise to the protein MDFKQIQELVKMINKSNISELSIEQDKFKITIKQKDNEVQQVIAVPAAAAPVQTVAAAAPVAAPVAVAAPAATAPAAAAKADNLVTIKSPMIGTFYRSAGPDKAAFVNVGDEVASGKVVCIIEAMKLFNEIESEVSGKIVKVLVDDASPVEYDQPLFLVEP
- a CDS encoding MFS transporter, whose protein sequence is MKTESRSVSIFNIAVIVASLGYFVDIYDLLLFTIVRVPSLKELGLPQSEIDAGAGLLLINIQMLGLLVGGIFWGIIGDKKGRLSVLFGSILIYSVANIANGFVHSINGYLLWRFVAGFGLAGELGAGITLVSEILPKEKRGYGTMIVATVGVSGAVAANLIAKLVENWRICYFIGGGLGLALLILRVSVMESQMFNQVKATSAARGSFFSLFTQKDRFLKYLKCLLLGTPTWFVVGILIAFSNKFAAIMQVQGSINPGDAVAFCYAGLTVGDFATGYLSQVWKSRRKVMLLFLVFTAIMVAIYLNMHGATQAAFYTVCTLLGFSVGFWTIFVTIAAESFGTNLRATVATTVPNFARGMLPLISILFIKTQNYFTFLQSGAIVAVICIGIAVITAWKIEETFGKDLNYLEEI
- a CDS encoding peroxiredoxin family protein, whose protein sequence is MRYLILVILCWLPALAKAQTTTATTTKPPYLQYPIIPAFPLTMVDGHIITKNDLRKNEKTMVFVFSVDCDHCKHLTEEVLKDIDKFKKTQILMVTPFKVEQMKEYYDRYNIKNYPNIIMASEPTRQIMYFYDLKYFPGLYIYDKKQHFVKGFEGTAKVDSLLYFLNK
- the efp gene encoding elongation factor P, translating into MATTADIRTGLIIKLENSLYSVVEFGQNKTARAAAKVWAKLKGVDNSRSIEHTWNSGDTIFPVRIEKKAFQFLYKDDTGYNFMDNETFEQIIMPENTIDAPQFLKDGQEVSVQINTETDQFMAVELPDKIVMLVTYSEPGVKGDTATRTLKPATVETGATVMVPLFVEEGEKIRVNTKTGEYIERVKE
- a CDS encoding MarR family winged helix-turn-helix transcriptional regulator — translated: MSNLEKLITQKTFENENQRGLISLIFVGNWITSRHQQFFKQYDITMQQFNILRILRGQHPKAASINVLKERMLDKMSDVSRLVERLRKTDLVERKSCEMDRRAVDVRITAKGLELLKTIDTELGRLDDAFKSLNEKEVQQLNKLLDKMLESYH
- the mdh gene encoding malate dehydrogenase; translated protein: MKVTVVGAGNVGATCANVLAHRDFLQEVVLLDIKEGTAEGKALDTWQQAPIDYYSTKVTGVTNDYAKTANSDVVVITSGLPRKPGMSRDDLISTNANIVKSVTENITKHSPEAIIIVVSNPLDVMTYCAFLTAKKDSSKVFGMAGILDTARYRAFLADEIGCSPKDIQAILMGGHGDTMVPLPRYTTVAGIPVTELVAADKLEAIIQRTKVGGGEIVNLLGTSAWYAPGAAAAQMVEAIVKDEKRIFPVCAWLTGQYNLKDIYLGVPVVLGKKGIEKIIELQLNDEEKASLNTSAQHVKEVMDVLDKMQSATA
- the accC gene encoding acetyl-CoA carboxylase biotin carboxylase subunit — protein: MFKKILIANRGEIALRIIRTCKEMGIKTVAVYSTADKDSLHVKFADEAVCIGKPQSSESYLNIPHLMAAAEITNADAIHPGYGFLAENARFAEICGEHGIKFIGPTPDMIRRMGDKMTAKETMIAAGVPVIPGSEGLLESVEEAKVIALKMGLPVIIKATAGGGGKGMRVVWEESELENAYNMAKNEARAAFNNDGIYMEKFVEEPRHIEIQIAGDQYGKVCHLSERDCSIQRRHQKLVEESPSPFMTPELREQMGEAAIKAASAINYESVGTIEFLVDKHRNFYFMEMNTRIQVEHGVTEEVINFDLVKEQIKIAAGIPISGKNYMPQMHAIECRINAEDPYNDFRPSPGKITVLHIPGGHGVRVDSHIYAGYVIPPYYDSMVAKIITMAQTREEAINTMERALSEFVIEGVKTTIPFHQQLMRDENFRKGNFTTKFTETFKLV